In the genome of Microthrixaceae bacterium, one region contains:
- a CDS encoding RHS repeat protein, translating to MSDEFGRVIEETDPLGNRVKTGFDLNGNMNRVETGLSATVTTGDVTTYGFDVVDRLEVVDPPGPGARSYEYDPDGRRTRFVNELNGQWTYDYDGLGRLESVTDPVNATTGYTWNDEGHLGSVTQPGGTCVAPRTGCITYAYDLAGRPTGVDYADPATPDVTAVTYDQVGRRTHASRGGDTEMWVWDQRSRLKSHTDVNARTTSYGWDATGNLVSIGYPGQSTR from the coding sequence GTGTCTGATGAGTTTGGGCGGGTGATCGAGGAGACCGATCCGTTGGGGAACCGGGTGAAGACCGGTTTCGACCTCAACGGGAACATGAACCGGGTGGAGACCGGGTTGTCAGCGACGGTCACCACAGGCGATGTCACGACCTATGGGTTTGACGTGGTGGATCGTCTCGAGGTGGTGGATCCGCCCGGTCCGGGGGCACGGAGCTATGAGTATGACCCTGATGGACGCCGAACCAGGTTCGTGAACGAACTGAACGGCCAATGGACCTATGACTATGACGGGCTTGGCCGTCTCGAGTCGGTGACCGACCCGGTCAACGCGACCACGGGCTACACGTGGAACGATGAGGGCCACCTGGGGTCGGTGACCCAACCTGGCGGCACCTGTGTTGCACCCCGGACCGGTTGCATCACGTACGCGTATGACTTGGCGGGCCGTCCGACCGGTGTCGATTACGCCGACCCGGCCACCCCAGACGTCACTGCCGTCACCTATGACCAGGTTGGTCGCCGTACCCACGCGTCGCGGGGTGGTGATACTGAGATGTGGGTGTGGGATCAGCGTTCCAGGTTGAAGTCCCACACCGATGTGAATGCTCGGACCACCAGCTACGGCTGGGATGCCACGGGAAACCTGGTCTCGATTGGCTATCCGGGCCAGTCCACACGGTGA